A region from the Salidesulfovibrio onnuriiensis genome encodes:
- a CDS encoding BON domain-containing protein, producing MRLLLIPVVVIALCASMSMMQGCTVYKAAVDERNIGTIADDESITLTIKKDFLADDLIKYLDYDVASYEGRVYLMGEYESQAQVNRAISLAKKVDGVRSVTTYLLPKRENDTCGTTDNLELYARVNQKLIEDKEIWSTNVDVYTVQCNVVLVGIVGSATERNRAIAHARSVPGVRSVKSYLKVK from the coding sequence ATGCGACTTCTCCTGATTCCGGTCGTGGTCATCGCCCTGTGCGCGTCCATGTCCATGATGCAGGGTTGCACCGTCTACAAGGCGGCAGTGGATGAGCGCAACATCGGCACCATTGCCGATGACGAATCCATCACCCTGACCATCAAGAAAGATTTCCTGGCCGACGACCTGATCAAGTACCTGGACTACGACGTGGCCAGCTACGAAGGCCGCGTCTACCTCATGGGCGAATACGAAAGCCAGGCCCAGGTGAACCGGGCCATCAGCCTGGCCAAGAAGGTGGACGGCGTCCGCTCCGTGACCACCTACCTGCTGCCCAAGCGGGAAAACGACACCTGCGGCACCACCGACAACCTGGAGCTTTACGCCCGGGTGAACCAGAAGCTCATCGAAGACAAGGAGATCTGGTCCACCAACGTGGACGTCTACACCGTGCAGTGCAACGTGGTCCTGGTGGGCATCGTGGGTTCGGCCACGGAACGCAACCGGGCCATTGCGCACGCCAGGAGCGTTCCCGGCGTGCGCAGCGTCAAGTCCTACCTTAAGGTCAAGTAG
- a CDS encoding sensor domain-containing diguanylate cyclase: MDIHWLVQECRDPVTLQRLFYFERYSWLALSHDMAAVISTDGMFEDLNTHWEMVTGHSREAMQQSYLIEYIHFDDREKTLAELQALITSDIASTSTTFRFRCKDGEHRSLHFNVIYSPDHEAYFCVARDIGKEADADKLAYKDALTGLPNRLALDKDLPEILGRAKDVGTGVAAMFIDLDGFKEVNDTLGHKAGDSLLMRAAQRMRQCVGDGGLVYRLAGDEFIILAPRSGERTRASDLAALLLKELSAPYRIEEDTVQASASIGLALFPQDAGIPVALLDCADKAMYHVKRHGKSNFTFFGAAFAPTCTCP, from the coding sequence ATGGATATCCACTGGCTGGTTCAGGAATGTCGCGACCCCGTGACGCTGCAGAGACTGTTCTATTTTGAACGGTACTCCTGGCTGGCCCTTTCCCACGACATGGCCGCCGTCATCTCCACGGACGGCATGTTCGAGGACCTGAACACCCACTGGGAAATGGTCACCGGCCACAGCCGCGAGGCCATGCAGCAGTCCTATCTCATCGAATACATCCACTTCGACGACCGGGAAAAGACACTGGCCGAGCTGCAGGCCCTGATCACCTCGGACATCGCCTCCACATCCACCACCTTCCGCTTCCGGTGCAAGGACGGCGAGCACCGCAGCCTGCACTTCAACGTCATCTATTCGCCCGACCACGAGGCCTATTTCTGCGTGGCCCGCGACATCGGAAAAGAAGCCGACGCGGACAAGCTGGCCTACAAGGACGCGCTCACCGGCCTGCCCAACAGGCTGGCCCTGGACAAAGACCTGCCCGAGATCCTGGGCCGGGCCAAGGACGTCGGAACGGGGGTAGCCGCCATGTTCATCGATCTGGACGGCTTCAAGGAAGTGAACGACACCCTGGGGCACAAGGCCGGGGACAGCCTGCTCATGCGGGCGGCCCAGCGCATGCGGCAGTGCGTGGGCGACGGGGGATTGGTCTACCGCCTGGCCGGGGACGAATTCATCATCCTCGCTCCCCGCAGCGGGGAAAGAACCCGGGCCTCGGACCTGGCCGCCCTGCTCCTGAAGGAGCTGAGCGCCCCCTACCGGATCGAGGAGGACACGGTCCAGGCCTCCGCCAGCATCGGTCTGGCCCTCTTCCCGCAGGACGCGGGCATTCCCGTGGCCCTGCTCGACTGCGCGGACAAGGCCATGTACCACGTCAAGCGCCACGGCAAGAGCAACTTCACTTTTTTCGGGGCGGCCTTCGCGCCTACTTGTACTTGCCCATGA
- a CDS encoding adenosylcobinamide amidohydrolase, which yields MTHRIEHTADHVHVALDRPRRILSSAVLGGGFTRASHILNLRVEENFLGEKDFENPEHALARYAQNQGWSGAVVGLMTAASMDSFRACTHEEQGISVTALTTSGLSNARCAGDPADCHGLLPPPGTINTVLLTNVALTDAAMVEALLVATEAKSAVLRDMGIQSRASSAIATGTGTDALVLVSGEGPPSARFCGKHVLPGQLVATTVMQSLKESLQWYCAH from the coding sequence ATGACGCACCGCATCGAACACACCGCCGACCATGTGCACGTCGCCCTGGACCGGCCCAGGCGCATCCTGAGCAGCGCCGTGCTCGGCGGCGGCTTCACGCGCGCCTCCCACATCCTCAACCTGCGGGTGGAGGAAAACTTTCTCGGGGAAAAGGATTTCGAGAATCCGGAGCACGCCCTGGCCCGCTACGCCCAAAACCAGGGCTGGAGCGGCGCGGTGGTGGGGCTCATGACTGCGGCCTCCATGGACTCGTTCCGGGCCTGCACCCACGAGGAACAGGGCATTTCGGTCACGGCGCTGACCACCTCGGGCCTGTCCAATGCGCGCTGCGCCGGCGACCCGGCCGACTGCCACGGCCTCCTGCCCCCGCCCGGCACCATCAACACCGTGCTGCTCACCAACGTGGCGCTCACGGATGCGGCCATGGTGGAGGCGCTGCTGGTGGCCACCGAGGCCAAGAGCGCGGTGCTGCGCGATATGGGAATCCAGAGCAGGGCATCCAGCGCCATCGCCACGGGCACGGGCACGGACGCCCTGGTGCTGGTCAGCGGCGAAGGACCGCCCTCGGCCCGGTTCTGCGGCAAGCACGTGCTGCCCGGCCAGCTCGTGGCCACCACGGTCATGCAATCCCTCAAGGAGTCCCTGCAATGGTATTGCGCGCACTAA
- a CDS encoding pseudouridine synthase family protein → MNKVQFVEVSPAEAGQKLLQFLERRLGHSVPKTAILRWIRKGEVRVDKGRKKPFDRLEAGQTVRIPPFHQDEARSKETSTRPLDIVLNKKGILAINKPSGLPSHGGEGQKDSVAARLRGLYAEAEFTPSLCHRLDRDTSGLLLAASSYEKLRELNDLFASGKVGKVYLAWVHRQWKEPGTVILEDYMEKRGEKGEEKVCTGSGKQALAEVVCLDSRRERSLLAVKLITGRTHQIRVQLASRKHPIIGDRKYGKKRDEGPLMLHCYSLALPGLQLSLPPDWKDKWQVEKHMLKSAESLA, encoded by the coding sequence ATGAACAAGGTGCAATTCGTTGAAGTCTCTCCGGCAGAGGCAGGGCAAAAGCTTCTGCAGTTCCTGGAACGCAGGCTGGGCCACAGCGTTCCCAAGACAGCCATCCTGCGCTGGATCCGCAAGGGCGAGGTGCGCGTGGACAAGGGCCGCAAAAAGCCCTTTGACCGTCTCGAGGCCGGGCAGACCGTACGAATTCCCCCCTTCCATCAGGACGAAGCCCGGTCCAAGGAAACCTCCACCCGCCCCCTGGACATTGTCCTGAACAAAAAGGGAATCCTGGCCATCAACAAGCCCTCGGGCCTGCCCTCCCACGGCGGGGAGGGGCAAAAGGATTCCGTGGCCGCACGGCTGCGGGGCCTGTACGCCGAGGCCGAATTCACCCCTTCCCTGTGCCACAGGCTGGACCGCGACACCTCGGGGCTGCTCCTGGCCGCCTCCAGCTACGAAAAGCTGCGCGAACTCAACGACCTCTTTGCCTCGGGCAAGGTGGGCAAGGTTTACCTTGCCTGGGTGCACCGGCAGTGGAAGGAGCCGGGGACCGTCATCCTGGAAGACTACATGGAAAAGCGCGGAGAAAAGGGCGAGGAAAAGGTCTGCACCGGTTCGGGCAAGCAGGCACTGGCCGAGGTGGTCTGCCTGGATTCACGCCGAGAACGAAGCCTGCTGGCCGTAAAGCTGATCACGGGCCGCACCCACCAGATCCGCGTGCAGCTGGCCTCGCGCAAGCATCCCATCATCGGCGACCGGAAGTACGGCAAGAAACGGGACGAGGGCCCGCTCATGCTCCACTGCTATTCCCTGGCCCTGCCCGGCCTGCAGCTTTCCCTGCCCCCGGATTGGAAGGACAAGTGGCAGGTGGAAAAACACATGCTCAAGTCGGCCGAAAGCCTTGCCTGA
- a CDS encoding substrate-binding periplasmic protein has product MAMMLAFGFSALAAAETVVFAEGEWAPFVSENMPNNGATGELVRAAMKAVGMDVKYDYYKWNRSKVLVEKGEVAGSFPWGKNAEREAFAYFSDPVQRSTEPFFYLKSKMGDWDYKGLDSLKGLNVAGIRGYYHVGIFEKAGINMDMSNDLETALKKLQAGRVDVVVENELVVWETLKKMFPGEVDKFAASKTPLREDDMYVLFSKKFPGTADLVKKFNEGLAKIKASGEYDKIMGKYK; this is encoded by the coding sequence ATGGCCATGATGCTGGCGTTCGGCTTCTCGGCCTTGGCCGCGGCGGAAACCGTGGTCTTTGCCGAGGGGGAATGGGCGCCGTTCGTTTCCGAAAACATGCCCAACAACGGGGCCACCGGGGAACTGGTGCGCGCGGCCATGAAGGCCGTGGGCATGGACGTCAAGTATGACTACTACAAGTGGAACCGGAGCAAGGTGTTGGTGGAAAAGGGCGAAGTCGCCGGTTCCTTCCCCTGGGGCAAGAACGCCGAACGCGAGGCCTTCGCCTATTTTTCGGACCCGGTGCAGCGTTCCACGGAGCCCTTCTTCTACCTCAAGAGCAAGATGGGCGACTGGGACTACAAGGGACTGGATTCGTTGAAGGGCCTGAATGTCGCCGGCATTCGCGGCTACTATCATGTGGGTATTTTTGAAAAGGCCGGCATCAACATGGACATGAGCAACGACCTGGAAACCGCCCTCAAGAAGCTTCAGGCGGGCCGCGTGGACGTGGTGGTGGAGAACGAACTGGTGGTCTGGGAAACCCTGAAGAAGATGTTCCCGGGCGAAGTGGACAAGTTCGCGGCCTCCAAGACCCCCCTGCGCGAGGACGACATGTACGTGCTCTTTTCCAAGAAGTTCCCGGGCACCGCCGACCTGGTGAAGAAGTTTAACGAGGGCCTGGCCAAGATCAAGGCCAGCGGCGAGTACGACAAGATCATGGGCAAGTACAAGTAG
- a CDS encoding C40 family peptidase: protein MNSSRAVSFRQPVRIVAALFLLCSLAACSSMNSYLPDMGGESPDRQTYRKPTAKEAGVIKTARSVKGRRYKWGGDSPAKGFDCSGLIFWVYRSHGIPVPRVSWEQYRAGRFVEKGDIRPGDIVFYKVQTGKSIHVGIVTEKGTFIHSPRSGKGVTESDMNNPFWREHYVGARRLL from the coding sequence ATGAACTCTTCGAGGGCCGTTTCCTTTCGCCAGCCAGTGCGGATCGTTGCGGCCCTTTTTCTTTTGTGCAGCCTGGCGGCCTGCTCCTCCATGAACAGCTACCTCCCGGACATGGGAGGGGAATCCCCGGACCGCCAGACCTACCGCAAGCCCACCGCCAAAGAGGCGGGCGTCATCAAGACGGCCCGGTCCGTGAAGGGCAGACGCTACAAATGGGGCGGCGACTCCCCCGCCAAGGGATTCGACTGTTCGGGCCTCATCTTCTGGGTCTACCGAAGCCACGGCATTCCCGTGCCGCGCGTCTCCTGGGAGCAGTACAGGGCCGGACGCTTCGTGGAAAAGGGAGACATCCGCCCCGGCGACATCGTCTTCTACAAGGTGCAGACCGGCAAGAGCATCCATGTGGGGATCGTCACGGAAAAGGGCACCTTCATCCACAGCCCGCGTTCGGGCAAGGGCGTCACCGAATCGGACATGAACAATCCCTTCTGGCGGGAACATTACGTGGGGGCGAGACGGCTGCTATAA
- a CDS encoding TonB-dependent receptor plug domain-containing protein, with protein sequence MRAVLLVLFLTLFLPAAALCAGNDPDGVELPEYVVTATATPAPTRDVPVKVQVITSEDMERSGATDISDVLARYVPGHFHKYGEDYSTMGLRGFRTNAFGSDMKSRTLVLIDGMRAGTGRINVLSLDNVERIEVVKGPGSVIYGGSAMGGVVNIITRKGRGDISGKIGAEYGTRDHYRLHGQAEGAKDDDLLGFSVGAHIESQNDFMDGHGNTIENSDMTDAGVSASLSLRPSPGQEGNLVAMLDRSRKGSPGARTMPSSTDESENTYARLALDYGQKAGPDTWGWKASAYAVDYEWNWNRGETVNDTFTGGAKGLLDIPTGEFGMLTTGVEYGRITEDQEGTVYNPNTRYDTYAGLAEQKLELGDFTLYLGGRYDYYRLSMSAAPSVSVTDADTRSFSHLSWRGGAVYDATDWLALRAAVGTGFRAPAANELAGTYTASGMTFTGNPDLKAETSTTYETGADLYFDNINAGVTLFYTRSDDTIVSTGSWPNYSYDNIDGMDLMGLEGTINAKYETSLLDTSLLFKPYLNWTSYLHRKNRDEDSVRDNGTDIPLYVSDVSATAGLSTYLGKRWIHDLSMTYTGDQKVSYGNGTHKDGFFVWATRLTFKPTERVSTYLNVENLFDHSYSYVDNYPMPGRSIQVGMEYSF encoded by the coding sequence ATGCGTGCTGTTTTACTGGTTCTTTTCCTGACTCTTTTCCTGCCTGCGGCTGCCCTCTGCGCGGGCAACGATCCGGACGGGGTGGAACTGCCCGAATATGTAGTCACGGCAACCGCCACTCCGGCCCCCACCCGGGACGTGCCGGTCAAGGTCCAGGTCATCACTTCCGAGGACATGGAGCGCTCGGGCGCCACCGACATTTCCGACGTGCTGGCCCGCTACGTGCCGGGACACTTCCACAAGTACGGCGAAGACTATTCCACCATGGGCCTGCGCGGCTTCCGCACCAACGCCTTCGGCTCGGACATGAAAAGCCGCACCCTGGTGCTCATCGACGGCATGCGCGCGGGCACGGGCCGCATCAACGTGCTCTCCCTGGACAATGTGGAGCGCATCGAAGTGGTCAAGGGTCCGGGCTCGGTCATCTACGGGGGCTCGGCCATGGGCGGGGTGGTCAACATCATCACCCGCAAGGGCCGGGGCGACATCTCGGGCAAGATCGGCGCGGAATACGGCACTCGGGATCACTACCGGCTGCACGGCCAGGCCGAGGGCGCAAAGGATGACGACCTGCTCGGCTTCAGCGTGGGCGCGCACATCGAATCCCAGAACGACTTCATGGACGGCCACGGAAACACCATCGAAAACTCGGACATGACCGACGCCGGGGTGTCGGCCAGCCTGAGCCTGCGGCCCTCCCCGGGCCAGGAGGGCAACCTGGTGGCCATGCTGGACAGGTCCCGCAAGGGCAGCCCCGGAGCCCGCACCATGCCCAGCTCCACGGACGAAAGCGAAAACACCTATGCTCGCCTTGCCCTGGATTACGGCCAAAAGGCGGGGCCCGACACCTGGGGCTGGAAGGCCAGCGCCTACGCCGTGGACTACGAATGGAACTGGAACCGGGGAGAAACCGTCAACGACACCTTCACGGGCGGGGCCAAGGGACTGCTGGACATCCCCACCGGCGAGTTCGGCATGCTCACCACCGGAGTCGAATACGGACGCATCACCGAAGACCAGGAAGGCACGGTATACAACCCCAACACCCGCTACGACACCTATGCGGGCCTGGCCGAGCAAAAGCTGGAACTGGGCGACTTCACCCTGTACCTGGGCGGCCGCTATGACTACTACCGCCTGAGCATGAGTGCTGCGCCGTCGGTCAGCGTCACCGACGCCGACACCCGCAGCTTCTCGCACCTGAGCTGGCGCGGGGGCGCGGTCTACGACGCCACGGACTGGCTGGCCCTGCGCGCCGCCGTGGGCACGGGATTCCGCGCACCGGCCGCCAACGAGCTGGCCGGGACCTACACGGCCTCGGGCATGACCTTCACGGGCAACCCGGACCTCAAGGCCGAGACCTCCACCACCTATGAAACGGGCGCGGACCTCTACTTCGACAACATCAATGCCGGAGTGACCCTGTTCTACACCCGCAGCGACGACACCATCGTCTCCACCGGTTCCTGGCCCAACTACTCCTACGACAACATCGACGGAATGGACCTGATGGGCCTGGAGGGCACGATCAACGCCAAGTACGAAACCAGCCTGCTGGACACGTCCCTGCTCTTCAAGCCCTACCTGAACTGGACCTCGTACCTGCACCGCAAGAACCGGGACGAGGACAGCGTGCGCGACAACGGCACGGACATCCCCCTGTACGTTTCCGACGTGAGCGCCACGGCGGGCCTGTCCACCTACCTCGGCAAGCGCTGGATCCACGACCTGTCCATGACCTACACGGGGGACCAGAAGGTCAGCTACGGCAACGGCACCCACAAGGACGGCTTCTTTGTCTGGGCCACCCGCCTGACCTTCAAGCCCACGGAGCGCGTTTCCACCTATCTGAACGTGGAAAACCTGTTTGACCACTCCTATTCCTACGTGGATAACTACCCCATGCCTGGACGAAGCATCCAAGTGGGCATGGAATACAGCTTCTAA
- a CDS encoding ABC transporter substrate-binding protein: MVLRALRALALAALLLAAALPCRAGQKRYVSLAPSITETAYALGMGRLLAGTPEFSNHPPEALELPRVGSYFNPNLEKILALKPDGCLALKDSTPPATLERLRALGIDVFLFRGQTMEELARSFRELGEFMGAPEQGRRASARFLERIDAVRARTEGRPRPRVLCMVQSSPMIIAGKNTFIGHAIRAAGGEPVAPGSTQWTHISLEQAAGLRPDIILALDHGRMPKKNLKTALPRNTRIFRVDPDLLGRPSPKLADAVVFLANLFHPY; the protein is encoded by the coding sequence ATGGTATTGCGCGCACTAAGGGCACTGGCCCTGGCCGCCCTGCTGCTTGCGGCGGCGCTTCCCTGCCGGGCCGGGCAGAAACGCTATGTTTCCCTGGCTCCGAGCATCACGGAAACGGCCTATGCCCTGGGCATGGGACGCCTGCTGGCCGGGACCCCGGAATTCAGCAACCATCCGCCCGAAGCCCTGGAACTGCCCAGGGTGGGGTCCTACTTCAACCCCAACCTGGAAAAGATCCTGGCCCTGAAGCCGGACGGCTGCCTGGCCCTGAAGGACTCCACTCCTCCGGCCACCCTTGAGCGCCTGCGCGCCCTGGGCATCGATGTGTTCCTGTTCCGGGGCCAGACCATGGAGGAGCTGGCCCGCTCGTTCCGGGAGCTGGGGGAATTCATGGGCGCACCGGAACAGGGACGGCGGGCCTCGGCCCGGTTCCTCGAGCGTATCGATGCGGTCCGCGCACGGACCGAGGGTCGGCCCAGGCCCCGTGTCCTGTGCATGGTGCAGAGCTCCCCCATGATCATCGCCGGGAAGAACACCTTCATCGGCCACGCCATCCGCGCGGCGGGCGGCGAACCCGTGGCCCCGGGCTCCACCCAGTGGACGCACATAAGCCTGGAGCAGGCCGCGGGCCTCAGGCCCGACATCATCCTGGCCCTGGATCACGGCCGAATGCCGAAGAAAAACCTGAAAACCGCCCTGCCCCGAAATACCCGAATCTTCAGGGTGGACCCCGACCTGCTGGGGAGGCCCTCCCCCAAGCTGGCCGACGCCGTGGTTTTCCTTGCAAATCTCTTTCATCCCTATTAA
- a CDS encoding FG-GAP repeat domain-containing protein codes for MSHISTAVRSLTIAAFAVLLLAAAAAAQDVKTYLVLPFEYSGPAKYQYFSKAFQADLNNRLEWAGHFLPAQGIDPSGLKHPTNESNAIQMAESLGVDYIVWGGISIIEKDSTISMKVQGKNGDKWSNKGQMPMNDISPWLKESASAVMGDVYQRPGYGQTGEQKLEAKQKSSSSGPKGSNFLSGDGSDQANNYGAKTLNPQFRYEGGVDTPGRWRSQTFRFPSINMVVGDGDGDGKNEIFILEKHKLHAFRYEEGKLAPLKTYELSKTYLAFRLSLIDVDRDGTDELVLSGFKDDLPLSYIFSFKGGGFSIVADRVRLFLGVLNLPPTFRPVLVCQKKGYRDFFDKYMYEAIYSNGEVKAGSRINTAPFSNIFNTCYVPDGDSYKIAVLNEFRRLLTFASTLERQAETQESYNTSSVVVSYEDIPLGMSTSPTKGLDSYLYIPIRMTAANLSQKNKFELLVNKDITVAGAIFDRFHKFAQGEIHALVWDGVGMNLAWKTRRIKGTVVDYCVVDLNNDGKKQLAVLVNTYPGDLGFKFRKTLVVTYELDM; via the coding sequence ATGTCCCATATTTCGACTGCCGTGCGGTCCCTCACCATAGCCGCCTTCGCCGTACTCCTTCTGGCGGCGGCCGCCGCCGCCCAGGATGTGAAGACCTATCTGGTGCTTCCGTTCGAGTACAGCGGCCCCGCAAAATACCAATACTTTTCCAAGGCTTTCCAGGCCGACCTGAACAATCGCCTGGAATGGGCCGGCCATTTCCTGCCGGCGCAGGGCATCGACCCCTCGGGGCTCAAGCACCCGACCAACGAGTCGAACGCCATCCAGATGGCCGAATCCCTTGGCGTGGATTACATTGTCTGGGGTGGCATTTCCATCATCGAGAAAGACTCCACCATCAGCATGAAGGTCCAGGGCAAAAACGGCGACAAGTGGAGCAACAAGGGCCAGATGCCCATGAATGACATCTCCCCCTGGCTCAAGGAATCGGCCAGCGCCGTTATGGGCGACGTCTACCAGCGCCCGGGCTACGGCCAGACCGGCGAGCAAAAGCTGGAGGCAAAGCAGAAATCATCCTCCTCCGGCCCCAAGGGATCCAACTTCCTTTCCGGGGACGGCAGCGACCAGGCCAACAACTACGGAGCCAAGACTCTGAACCCCCAGTTCCGCTATGAAGGCGGCGTGGACACCCCGGGACGCTGGCGTAGTCAGACTTTCCGGTTCCCGTCCATCAACATGGTGGTGGGGGACGGCGACGGCGACGGCAAGAATGAAATATTCATCCTGGAAAAGCACAAATTGCACGCCTTCCGTTATGAGGAAGGGAAACTCGCCCCGCTCAAGACCTATGAACTTTCCAAGACCTATCTGGCATTTCGCCTTTCCCTCATCGACGTCGACCGGGACGGCACTGATGAATTGGTTCTCTCCGGTTTCAAGGACGATCTGCCCCTGTCCTATATATTTTCCTTCAAGGGAGGGGGATTCTCCATTGTGGCCGACAGGGTGCGTCTGTTCCTCGGGGTGCTGAATCTCCCGCCGACCTTCCGCCCCGTGCTCGTATGCCAGAAAAAGGGCTACCGCGATTTCTTCGACAAATACATGTACGAGGCGATCTACAGCAACGGCGAGGTGAAAGCGGGCAGCAGGATCAACACGGCCCCCTTCTCCAACATCTTCAATACCTGCTACGTGCCGGATGGGGACTCCTACAAGATTGCCGTGCTCAACGAATTCCGAAGGCTGCTCACCTTTGCCTCCACCCTGGAGCGGCAGGCCGAAACCCAGGAAAGCTACAACACCTCCTCGGTGGTCGTTTCCTATGAGGACATTCCCCTCGGCATGAGCACCTCCCCCACCAAAGGGCTGGACTCGTACCTGTACATCCCCATCCGCATGACGGCAGCAAACCTGTCCCAAAAGAACAAATTCGAACTGCTGGTCAACAAGGACATCACCGTGGCCGGCGCCATCTTCGACCGCTTCCACAAGTTTGCGCAGGGCGAAATCCACGCCCTAGTCTGGGACGGCGTGGGCATGAACCTGGCCTGGAAGACCCGGCGCATCAAGGGCACCGTGGTGGACTACTGCGTGGTGGACCTGAACAACGACGGCAAAAAACAGCTCGCGGTCCTGGTCAACACCTACCCGGGCGATCTGGGCTTCAAATTCCGGAAGACCCTCGTGGTCACCTACGAACTGGACATGTAA
- a CDS encoding energy transducer TonB — MSATDAEGSRHGIPRGKGGLGDGELPGIGAVDSLPVPVHQVSPGYPARARRKGVGGMVLLSCLVGADGRSRCIEVVRSEPEGVFEDRAVAALKQWRFRPAMRDGRAVEYRIRVPFRFDIH, encoded by the coding sequence TTGTCCGCAACGGATGCCGAGGGCAGCCGGCACGGAATTCCCCGTGGAAAGGGCGGACTGGGCGATGGCGAGCTTCCGGGAATCGGAGCCGTGGACAGCCTGCCCGTGCCCGTGCATCAGGTCAGCCCCGGGTACCCGGCCCGCGCCCGGCGCAAGGGCGTGGGCGGCATGGTGCTGCTTTCCTGTCTGGTGGGGGCGGACGGTCGGTCACGTTGCATCGAGGTTGTGCGTTCCGAGCCCGAGGGGGTGTTCGAGGACAGGGCCGTGGCCGCCCTGAAGCAGTGGCGCTTCCGGCCCGCAATGCGGGATGGCCGGGCCGTGGAATACCGGATCAGGGTTCCCTTCCGGTTCGACATTCACTGA